ATATTTCTAATGTGAACATTAAACCTGCAGATGGTCCACCAATTTCATGAGAATTAATTTTCACTTTCGGATCGACCACTAATTCTCTTTCCGTAACGATAGAAACACCTATACCGACACGTCCATTCCCATTAGGAATCGTCTTTACATTTAAATTCTCTTTCAATTGTTTTCCATATCTCATGTACTCAATACTTACAGCATCGCTTTCTTTTTTTCCAGTCATATATTCAATAAATTGCTCCGTCTTTTCAAATGTTTTTCCATCAACAGCTATAATAACATCACCAAGCTTAAGCTTTCCTTCTGACGGCATTCCTTTTGCCACACCAGCAACTAATACACCTTTATTTTCAAAAGATACTGAGCGATTTGCACGTTTATATGCATTATAAATTGCTGCATTTTGTGAATCTTTCATCGCATAATTTTGGCGAAATTGATATTCTTCATCACTCTCACCTTTTTGCAATATTTCTTCCGCTTTCGAAATATGTGTATATTTATTAAACTGTGCCGCTATTAAATTCACCACATTTGCTGGTCCCATTGAAACCGTAACAAGCATAAAATCACCAGATTCTTTCGTTCCACCCTCAACTTGAACGTAAGGCTCTAATTTGGCAGCCATTCCTGGTTTTGTTACATAATACGGTAAACGTACGTAAACAAGTAACATCGCCAATATAACCCCTATTAAGATTGCATATATAAACCGAAAACGCTTAAACATTATGTTTCTCCTTCCACTGCTCAATTAATAAATAAATATTTGAAACATGTTTTTCTGCTTCTACTTCTCCAACTCGAATAATATCTTCAATGTTTGTAAAAGCACGTGAACTAAATTGCTCTACAGCTGGTCGCATCATTAAATCCGATGCAATTTGCCGATTCATTACAAGCTCATGCTGCATAATTTCAATACTTTGCATGATTACGTCATAAATGGACGTAACATCGCCATTCACCTTAATTGGAGATACATCAACAGCGATAACAATATCGGCCCCTAACTCTTTCACAACCGATACTGGGATGCGATCAATGACTCCACCATCCACTAATAATCGTCCATCTATTTTTTCTGGTACAAACACTCCAGGAACAGATATGCTAGCCCTCACCGCATCTGCAACTGGCCCACTTGTAAAAACCACTTTTTCCCCCTTCAATATGTCAGTAGCCACAACAGCCGTCGGGATATCTAACTCTTCTAAATTTTTATTATATGTAAACATTTTAATCATATCTTTGACACGTTTTCCAGCAATAAATCCCATTTTCGGTACCGTGAAATCTAAATAATACTTCCGCTTAAAAACAGATGCCAATTTATACAATCTTTCAACGTTACTACTTGCCGCATAAAACGTACCTATTAACGCCCCCATACTACTTCCTGCAATCATGTGAATAGGGATACCCGCTTCCCTTAAAACCTTTATTACACCAATATGAGCAAACCCTTTCGCTCCTCCAGACCCAAGTGCTAAACCAATCTTTGGTTCTTTCATTTTTCTCACCCTTTAATTTTTTTCATTCCTTTTTCATACTTATGGTCTAAATTCACTACGTATCCACGTATACTGAAATGAACGTTTTTTGGGACAAAGGGGGATTTACTTACATGTATGAAAAATGGAAAACCGCTTTCCTTACCATATCAACGCTATTTTTAACCTTTTCTCTTGTACTCCACCCCCAAGCCGCTTTGCAAGCTTCTATTCGCGGGTTAAATATATGGTGGGAAGTTGTATTCCCTTCACTACTACCGTTTTTCATCATTGCGGAACTTCTAATTAGTATCGGTGTTGTAAAATTTATTGGCGTTATATTAGAACCACTCATGCGCCCACTTTTTCGCGTTCCAGGGATAGGCGGATTTGTTTGGGCGATGGGAATGGCTTCTGGTTTCCCTGCAGGCGCCAAATTAAGCGCTAGACTACGAAAAAGCAATCTTTTAACTCAGATTGAAGCGGAGCGCCTCGTTTCTTTCACAAATTCTTCTAATCCACTTTTTATTTTCGGTGCTGTTTCTATCGGTTTTTTTAATAATCCGAAATTAGGAATTATATTAGCCGCTGCCCATTATTTCAGTAACTTTGCTGTCGGATTAATTATGCGTTTTCACGGCGATAATACCGCTTACAAAAATAATACACACACTACAAAAAAACGTCGTTTTCAAAACCCTTTTTTAATTCTCCACGAGACGCGCTTACAAGAAAAAAGACCAATTGGTAAATTACTTGGGGATGCTATTGTTTCTTCTATTCAAACATTACTTATGATTGGTGGATTTATTATTTTATTCTCTGTGTTAAATAAAATGATTACTGTATTCCACATTACAGCAGCTCTTTCTTTTATTATGCAATATATTTTATCATTCTTCCAACTAAGTACAGATTTTAGTATCCCTATATTATCAGGTATTTTCGAAATGACACTCGGAAGCCAAATGATTAGTCAAATAAATGAAACACCGCTCTTACAACAAGCTATGGTAACAAGCTTCATTTTAGCATTTAGCGGTCTTTCTATTCAGGCACAAATTGCTAGCATATTAGCTGAAACAGATATCCGATTTAAACCCTATTTTTTCGCACGAATTATTCAAAGTATCCTTGCCCCTATTTTTACATTTGTATTTTGGACACCGTTTTATGAGAAAGTGAGTTCTTTCTCACCTATGCCACAAGATATTCCTGTATTTTTATCCAAGCACCCTTCTATACTACATGAAATTTGGACATCTTTTATACATTACGGACCAATTTTCACATTATTTTGTCTATACTTATATGTAATTTTATTATTTTTGCGCACGTATAAAGAAAAACCCCGTTCACTTTAACGGGGTTTGAAACTTTTCTTTTAAAGCACGCTCTACAATAGGAGGTACAAGATCTACTACACTTCCTCCATACCTCGCAACTTCTTTCACAATACTCGAACTTAAAAATGAATATTGGTTGTTTGTCATAATAAAAAATGTTTCAATATTTTCATCTAATTTTCGATTCATAGAAGTAATTTGCATCTCATATTCAAAATCAGAAACTGCTCGTAAACCACGTAATATTGCATTTGCATTACGCATCTTTGCATACTCTACTAATAGCCCACTATGCGAATCTACTTTTACATTCGGGATATCCTTTGTCGCTTCTCGAATTAGTTCTAATCGCTCTTCAACTGAGAAGAATGGTTTTTTTGATGAATTGTTTAAAACGACTACGTACACTTCATCAAATACTTTTGCTCCCCTTTTAATAATATCCAGATGCCCAAGGGTAATTGGATCAAAACTTCCTGAAGAAATAGCTATACTTGTCATTCTGTCCCCTCACCTTCATACTTATAAATCGATATTGCAGTAATCCCATAATTCTCAGCTCGTACTTTTACAAGCCTACCTATTGAATTAGGTAAAACCACATCATTACCATGCTCTGCCATAATTAATCCATCACTATGCAGCAATCCATGTTGATCCATTACACTAATTAAAGATACAATTTTTTGCTCTTTATATGGAGGATCTATTAATATAAGATCGAATGACATTTCACGTTTTATTAACGCCTTTACTGCACGTTCCGCATCATTTCGATATACTTCAGCTTGTTCCTGTATTCTACAACTTTCTAAATTTTGATGAATTACTTTTATCGCTTTACTATCCCGATCAACAAAAATTGCTTTATCGATCCCTCTGCTCAAAGCTTCAATTCCAAGACCACCGCTACCACCAAATAAATCAAGGGCGATACCACCATCAAAATAAGGACCTATCATATTAAAAATAGATTCTTTTACTTTATCTGTCGTTGGACGTGTTGTATTACCAGGAACCGCTTTAAGTGGGTGTCCTTTACATTTTCCTGAAACTACTCTCATCTGTTGTCACTACCTTTATTTCAATCTATCGAGGGATTATTGAAAGCCATTTCCACTTCGGTAACCGCTAACAAACCACATTCACCTAACTATAGGAAAACTCGGCCTTAAATAACCTCTCGTTATTTATATATATTCATCTCATCATTCACTAATATGAACCCAATATGTATATTAGTTCCACTTTATCTTTTTTATCCTATCACAAAATAAAAAAAAGAAAAATAAAAAGCCCAACATAAAATTTAATTTCATTATGTATATCTTCATTTAGATTGGACATAAATAATTATAACAACATCACCTTCGATGTTGTTGCCAACCGCGGAGAAGACTTACGTTTCCCCATAAGTTCTTCCTCCGGTTTCTCCTCTCCCTTTGCCTTCTTACTAGTACATGCTAGTATAAGAAGGGCCCTGCTATGCAGGGTTTTTTTTTCTTTGTGTGCTTTTCATTTAAAAAGTGAAATGGTACAGTAAAAGAAAGAGGAGGAAAAGATATGATTCAACGCTTTATAGAACTTGGAGAAGGCTACTCTGATTTATATGAATTACTTGAAATTGCCAAAACAAATCAAGAACGTATAGCACATATGTTACAATTTGAAACGATAAAAAACGATAAAAAAGTGTGTTCGCTTGTTGTAATATTAAAACCAACTACTACTGGTGATTTCCAACCATTATACATATGTCGTGAAGGCATTCCTGTATTTGAAAATAAAAAAAGTAAACGTGTCATTTTATTTGAAGAAACGGCAGAACAACTTGGGAAAAAAGTGGCTACCTTTACTGTAAAACCATCTACAACTTTCCCAGAAAAAGAACTATTTTTTAATCATTTAATTGGTATTTTACGAATGAACAATTTCATTCCCCCGATGAAATAACACGTTATTTCAAGTGAAAAATCCCCCGCTAAATTTAGCAGGGGATTTTTTCTATTAGCTATAATCGTATTCTTTTGCTCGATCAGGACGGGAATTTTCAAATTCCGTTTTTAAATACGGGCGATACGACTGTTCTATCTTTTTCACAAAAGGAAGTTTGTTCAACTTATGCATCATATGCTCAATTTGTTCCATATCACAATATACTACAGCATATTTTAATCGTTTTGATATGTAATGTATGTTACCATATTTCCTTAAAATCTTGGCATGTTTCAATGAATGTAAATAAACAATCATACTTTGTCGTTGCCCGAACATAATCTTCTCCATCTTCTCCTTTTAAAAACATATATTTTATATTCTATGAAAACCGATCAGAAATTTATAACATTACAGGACAAACTCTGTATACGTTTTCTTCCAACTTCTAAAAAACGGGGTACATCACCCCGTTTTTTTACAACCACAACCTCCGCCAGTACCACAGCCTCCACCACAGCCACCAGCATCAAAGAATGGATTTCCTGTTGGCACTTTAATGGAAGCAGACACTTCCGAACCGATTGCTACACTAACTTCGTCTAATAACTTCTGCAAAGCAGTTTCTGCTCTTTTAAAAGCTGCAACCTTATCATGTAAGTCCACAGAACGCTTTAATTCTCTCATTTTCATCGAAACGGTAGTATAGTCAGGATGGTATTTTCCAAAACGCTGTACTTCCTCATACCGTTCTTTCATCGCTGTAAATTGCTGAATTAGCGTCTGAAGTTCCATATCTTCATGTAATTCTCTATAATACTTACGATAATCTTCTGCTATATCTGAACAGATAATCGCTTTTGCAAGCTGCTCTGCCTTATCTAATATTAATACGCTTTCTAGCGTCGCTACAATCATGAGAGACACCTCCGAGTATCCATCATACCACATTTAGATTAGAACTACTAATTGAAGTGACTTACTCAAAAGAAAGATATAATGAAACTATTTTTACACTATATCCGTACACACTTATACATTAATATGTTCCGCTATATTATATTTAAGAACATCCCATTTTCCACTATTTTGTTTCACATAACTAATGCACGCATTTTTTAATGGTGTCTTAAATGTAATTTCATCTGGTTCAATGGCATGTAAAATCGCTTTTATCGCGTGTGAGT
This genomic interval from Bacillus thuringiensis contains the following:
- a CDS encoding SepM family pheromone-processing serine protease, whose amino-acid sequence is MFKRFRFIYAILIGVILAMLLVYVRLPYYVTKPGMAAKLEPYVQVEGGTKESGDFMLVTVSMGPANVVNLIAAQFNKYTHISKAEEILQKGESDEEYQFRQNYAMKDSQNAAIYNAYKRANRSVSFENKGVLVAGVAKGMPSEGKLKLGDVIIAVDGKTFEKTEQFIEYMTGKKESDAVSIEYMRYGKQLKENLNVKTIPNGNGRVGIGVSIVTERELVVDPKVKINSHEIGGPSAGLMFTLEIYNQLVEEDLTKGHEIAGTGTINEKGEVGPIGGINQKVVAASDAGAEVFFAPNEKGAEKSNYKDALETAKDIKTKMKIVPVDTLDDALTYLEKMDKEKPL
- a CDS encoding patatin-like phospholipase family protein; its protein translation is MKEPKIGLALGSGGAKGFAHIGVIKVLREAGIPIHMIAGSSMGALIGTFYAASSNVERLYKLASVFKRKYYLDFTVPKMGFIAGKRVKDMIKMFTYNKNLEELDIPTAVVATDILKGEKVVFTSGPVADAVRASISVPGVFVPEKIDGRLLVDGGVIDRIPVSVVKELGADIVIAVDVSPIKVNGDVTSIYDVIMQSIEIMQHELVMNRQIASDLMMRPAVEQFSSRAFTNIEDIIRVGEVEAEKHVSNIYLLIEQWKEKHNV
- the ylbJ gene encoding sporulation integral membrane protein YlbJ produces the protein MYEKWKTAFLTISTLFLTFSLVLHPQAALQASIRGLNIWWEVVFPSLLPFFIIAELLISIGVVKFIGVILEPLMRPLFRVPGIGGFVWAMGMASGFPAGAKLSARLRKSNLLTQIEAERLVSFTNSSNPLFIFGAVSIGFFNNPKLGIILAAAHYFSNFAVGLIMRFHGDNTAYKNNTHTTKKRRFQNPFLILHETRLQEKRPIGKLLGDAIVSSIQTLLMIGGFIILFSVLNKMITVFHITAALSFIMQYILSFFQLSTDFSIPILSGIFEMTLGSQMISQINETPLLQQAMVTSFILAFSGLSIQAQIASILAETDIRFKPYFFARIIQSILAPIFTFVFWTPFYEKVSSFSPMPQDIPVFLSKHPSILHEIWTSFIHYGPIFTLFCLYLYVILLFLRTYKEKPRSL
- the coaD gene encoding pantetheine-phosphate adenylyltransferase, translated to MTSIAISSGSFDPITLGHLDIIKRGAKVFDEVYVVVLNNSSKKPFFSVEERLELIREATKDIPNVKVDSHSGLLVEYAKMRNANAILRGLRAVSDFEYEMQITSMNRKLDENIETFFIMTNNQYSFLSSSIVKEVARYGGSVVDLVPPIVERALKEKFQTPLK
- the rsmD gene encoding 16S rRNA (guanine(966)-N(2))-methyltransferase RsmD codes for the protein MRVVSGKCKGHPLKAVPGNTTRPTTDKVKESIFNMIGPYFDGGIALDLFGGSGGLGIEALSRGIDKAIFVDRDSKAIKVIHQNLESCRIQEQAEVYRNDAERAVKALIKREMSFDLILIDPPYKEQKIVSLISVMDQHGLLHSDGLIMAEHGNDVVLPNSIGRLVKVRAENYGITAISIYKYEGEGTE
- a CDS encoding DUF7147 family protein, giving the protein MIQRFIELGEGYSDLYELLEIAKTNQERIAHMLQFETIKNDKKVCSLVVILKPTTTGDFQPLYICREGIPVFENKKSKRVILFEETAEQLGKKVATFTVKPSTTFPEKELFFNHLIGILRMNNFIPPMK
- a CDS encoding YlbG family protein produces the protein MFGQRQSMIVYLHSLKHAKILRKYGNIHYISKRLKYAVVYCDMEQIEHMMHKLNKLPFVKKIEQSYRPYLKTEFENSRPDRAKEYDYS
- a CDS encoding YlbF family regulator, whose translation is MIVATLESVLILDKAEQLAKAIICSDIAEDYRKYYRELHEDMELQTLIQQFTAMKERYEEVQRFGKYHPDYTTVSMKMRELKRSVDLHDKVAAFKRAETALQKLLDEVSVAIGSEVSASIKVPTGNPFFDAGGCGGGCGTGGGCGCKKTG